From Fusarium musae strain F31 chromosome 8, whole genome shotgun sequence:
GGAGCAACATTGAGAACCCAGCCATCATGTCTTACCTTGTCATCATATCCCTTGGAGACCTCTTTGTAGTCCTTGACGGCGACTGCTAGTTCTTTGGACAGACTACCCAAGATGTACGGAGCAACGCAGCGACCGGACGTGGACGAGGGAATGTCATCAACAGTGTTGTACTTTTTATTGCACTTAGCAAAGCTTCCCCAGTCGGCATCGTCTTCACCTTCGTCGTCACCATCAACGTTGTGAGTATCAGCCCactcttcttgaagatcgATCGCCCAGTCCGATGTGCCACCAAAGTTAAGACTCTGCCGTTTCATGTTAGCATTATCGCCCATCTAACCTCTGGTAGGGATCATGCCTTGTACTTAGCAGTTCGTCCTTGCTTGGTTTTGTCACTCATATAAGCGACCCAGTTCGTATCTAAATCATGAGCGTAATTAGCGATGACACTTTTCTAGCGTTGAGCATGTACTTACCATCAAAGATCATATAATCACTGTCCGTAGTCGCATCGTACCACTTTTCAACATCCCCCGAATGCGAATGAAtgagagcttcaagctctgcGTTTGAGATGTAACCAGCGGTGTCCGTGCATTTACCTTTAGCGGCACCCGACTCGGGGCCAGTGAAACTACACGTTGGGCCCTTGCATCTAGCGCTACTCATTTTGAAAGAGCACCCGTAGCTAGAAACGCCGACCACAAGCTTCCGAGCTTCCACTCCAGCCTTTGTTACCATTGCAAGAGAGTTTTCCGTTCCAGTGAGGTTGACTAAATCTTGATTAGCTTCGAGGTTGCGATACAACTGGTAATGTATTACCGTGAGATCTGAGACAACTGCCTTTGGGACACCCATCGCTTGCCCAAGCACTCTCGTAATCCCATTGTCCTAGTAATATGTGAGCGGATATTTGTAAGCAGAGATGCTGAAAGTCATACCGTGAAGGTCATATGTCATGTATACTATGTAGTCGACCGTTCTAGAGATGGCAGCAATGGGGAATTGCTTCAGATACCAGAAAGACGCGGGTGCAGCGATTGAAAGCGACTTGTCGGAAGGTATCATGCTCTTGACAAGCTGCAGAAACTTGAGATAGTTTGCGGGCTCATCGGGGCTGCCTTTCGGGATGTCGGGGAGATCGGGGGCCTGCCAATTGAAGGTTAGGAATTCGTAGTCCATTGGGATAGCTGTTGGAGGCACTTACACCTGGGTACTCCCAATCGAAGTCGACACCGTCAAGGTCATGATCCTTGACAAAGCGGACGACTTCGTTGGCAAATGCTTCGCGATTGGCTGGTTTGACTGCCTGGCGTAGAATGGCGTATGTATCCACGCCAACCGAGAATGACCATCCACCAAAGGCAATGATACTTTTTATGCCCTTCAAGCTTTTGAAGTTCTTGAACTGGCCATATATATCCTTCACACTTACCTTGTAGTCGCTGGTGATGTTTGCGAAAGCAAAGTGCACGTGTGTCCATCCGCTCGTGAACGCAGAAGTGATGGTCCGGACATCCATATGCATACAGGGTCGGTCTTGATTCCAGGACTCGTAGTAAGCGATCTTTTTGAAGGAGTCTGGGGCCTTTTCATTGTTGACGATCTTCATCCCACAGTTGGAGATGCAGCCGTTTTCTCCGGCTTCGATGTACCCGGGTTACCCGTAGTCGATTTGGAGATAGTGCAATAGTCCTTGGTTGTTCCTGTAAGGAGGGTACCTTCGTCAGTTCGCTCTAGGCTCCATGGGCAATAGAAAACTCACCACACTGTCCCCAAATATTGCAACAAGCTTTGAGGGGACAAGGATTCAGATCAGCAAGCTTTTTGCCACCAGTTGGCATCTTGGTTCCTGGCTTCATCGGTCCACACTGGGCGTTCGAAACTGGTGCTGGTAATGGAGGGTTCCCTTTGCTCGTACATATCTTCTGCCCCAGCAATAGATTCTTGCACCCGTTCCAACCCCTAGGATATCAGTACCCAGTATTCCATATGATTGCAAGACACTCAAACTCACCATGTTTCTTTGTTGAACTTGTCCAGGTCAGAGATTTTGAGCCCATTGAACGCCGCGATAGATGAACAGCTTTGACCTTTCTGAAAAACACAAGTTAGTTGAGTCAGATAAACGGGCGAATGAGACGAGTGACAAACATCAACGTCATGTGTTGCACATTCACCATTGGCCTTCGGCTTTGGCCTGATGTCAGGAAGCGAACCAGATGAGCAGCAGACAACCTGTCCCTCCATAAGCGTAGAGCATAGCTTCTTGTTGGAGCTGTTGTTTTTGGTGAAGCCGGATGGACTGTTACCACACTTCGTAGCTAGGCTAGCACAAGAATCACCAGAAGCAACACGTATGGTTCTGCATGTGGCTCGATTGAATAGAtgggagtgagagtgagagtgggAATGGCCGTACGAGTGTGGATGGGAGTGTCGCTTAGAATGAGAGCTAGGATAACCTAGAAGTCTTGTTGTTATATCCAGATGGTCAATGTCTTTTGTTCCGCTGGCACCTGAGATCGCAGCACAGCTGGCTTTGGCCCAAGACTTGACCGCACGCTGGACGAAAACAAGATTGCCATCGCTGCTACTAACAAGACCAATGGTGTAGTCAGAAGTACGGTTGCCACCACAAACCTGAATGATGTTCCTAGAAGCTTCGGTCAGTTCGAGGCTACTGCTGGCCGCAACCGAAAGTGCCGATATAGTGCTGTCGACGTCAACAAGCGCTCCGGTGTAAATACCGACCACGGTTCCGTTGAGACTACCAATTAGAATCAGTGAGAAAAGTACTCAAACAAGCTTAGCGACTAAGGCCGAGAGGAACAAACGTActagctaaagaaaatatttcCCTGATCAGAACTGGTATCGATTGACAAGGCTCTTGCTTGAATCTTCTCAATTGATGCTGAGACATGTTGCTTCTCAACGGGAGGCGACCACCAAGCACTCTGCGCACTCAAGATGGATACTCCAACTGCCGCGGGCGCCTCTTGAATCTGCTTAGTGCTTGACTTGGCCGTATTGGTAGCAGTACAAGCTCTGATCTTAACGATGGTCTCAGGGTCGTCCAAAGGATTCATTATGGAGAAATCGAACATCATTGGCTCTTCACAATAAGATAAGCTGTCAACCGAGTTGTAGACAGTCCAATCGCCCGGTACGGTCCCATCACATGGTGTAGGGCATAGCGAATTCTCAGGAGTGAGCATCGCAAACTCGGCCCTTACGACGGCAGCTCCTAAGAGCAACGCGGTCGAGATGTATGGGCACCGCATCGCGATTTGCAAAAGAATG
This genomic window contains:
- a CDS encoding hypothetical protein (EggNog:ENOG41~CAZy:GH18), with the protein product MKIVNNEKAPDSFKKIAYYESWNQDRPCMHMDVRTITSAFTSGWTHVHFAFANITSDYKFKNFKSLKGIKSIIAFGGWSFSVGVDTYAILRQAVKPANREAFANEVVRFVKDHDLDGVDFDWEYPGAPDLPDIPKGSPDEPANYLKFLQLVKSMIPSDKSLSIAAPASFWYLKQFPIAAISRTVDYIVYMTYDLHVNLTGTENSLAMVTKAGVEARKLVVGVSSYGCSFKMSSARCKGPTCSFTGPESGAAKGKCTDTAGYISNAELEALIHSHSGDVEKWYDATTDSDYMIFDDTNWVAYMSDKTKQGRTAKYKA
- a CDS encoding hypothetical protein (EggNog:ENOG41) is translated as MNPLDDPETIVKIRACTATNTAKSSTKQIQEAPAAVGVSILSAQSAWWSPPVEKQHVSASIEKIQARALSIDTSSDQGNIFFSYLNGTVVGIYTGALVDVDSTISALSVAASSSLELTEASRNIIQVCGGNRTSDYTIGLVSSSDGNLVFVQRAVKSWAKASCAAISGASGTKDIDHLDITTRLLGYPSSHSKRHSHPHSSNKKLCSTLMEGQVVCCSSGSLPDIRPKPKANGECATHDVDGLERVQESIAGAEDMYEQREPSITSTSFERPVWTDEARNQDANWWQKAC